One Streptomyces sp. NBC_01237 genomic region harbors:
- a CDS encoding MarR family winged helix-turn-helix transcriptional regulator, with translation MGVVTALVRSSFLVNAVYAESGRAFGLTPQQGQLLCVLMAQPYGMSELGATLGLAKSSLTGLVDRSAQLGLVHREPDPRDGRAIRVALTDRGGRLAREFYDETSRRVGDLPAGLDPADRDRLAELLGRLVRENEVPVVFMEAGEGPVRAERA, from the coding sequence ATGGGGGTCGTCACCGCGCTGGTGCGTTCCTCGTTCCTGGTGAATGCGGTGTACGCCGAGTCGGGCCGGGCGTTCGGCCTGACACCACAGCAGGGGCAACTGCTCTGCGTCCTGATGGCCCAGCCGTACGGAATGAGCGAGCTGGGCGCGACGCTCGGGCTGGCCAAGTCGAGCCTCACCGGCCTGGTGGACCGGTCCGCGCAGCTCGGACTCGTACACCGCGAGCCGGACCCCCGGGACGGGCGGGCGATCCGAGTGGCCCTCACGGACAGGGGCGGACGGCTCGCCCGCGAGTTCTACGACGAGACCTCCCGCCGCGTCGGAGACCTGCCGGCCGGTCTCGACCCGGCGGACCGCGACCGGCTCGCGGAACTCCTCGGGCGCCTGGTCCGGGAGAACGAGGTGCCGGTGGTCTTCATGGAGGCGGGCGAGGGCCCCGTCCGCGCGGAGCGCGCCTGA
- a CDS encoding MFS transporter, producing MRTYRELLRTPEFTPLFATVSVQVAAQTATGLALGTLVYSRTGSPLLSSLAMFGTSLAQMLGAATLLSAADRLPPRGALTGLALLFGLGSAVQAVPGLPLWALFGVLLLLGLVSSLGGGVRYGLLNEILPKEGFLLGRSVINMSVGTMQIGGFAIGGVLVTTLSARGTLLVGAALYLVAAAVARCGLTARPPRAAGRPSVKETWRTNALLWSSVPRRYVYLALWVPNGLVVGCESLYLSYDPRHAGLLFACGALGMLAGDTVLGRFVPRRWRDRLGNPLRLLLAAPYLVFALHPSLPVAVVAVVLATTGFSASLLLQERLMALTPDELSGHALGLHTSGMLTMQGVGAALAGGVAQLTSPATGIVVLAALSLAVTLALAPGLRPERGPGGDSEGSGGRSARPKSLPGQAVARPEEVPPMPGAAFVPAAAFPLPASS from the coding sequence ATGCGCACCTACCGCGAACTCCTGCGGACTCCGGAGTTCACCCCGCTCTTCGCGACCGTCTCCGTACAGGTGGCGGCCCAGACCGCGACCGGCCTCGCCCTCGGCACTCTGGTCTACTCCCGCACCGGCTCACCGCTGCTGTCCTCGCTGGCCATGTTCGGCACCTCCCTGGCCCAGATGCTGGGCGCGGCCACGCTCCTGTCGGCGGCGGACCGGCTGCCGCCGCGCGGGGCGCTGACCGGTCTGGCGCTGCTGTTCGGTCTGGGCTCCGCCGTACAGGCCGTCCCCGGCCTGCCCCTGTGGGCCCTCTTCGGAGTCCTCCTGCTGCTGGGGCTGGTCTCGTCCCTGGGCGGTGGAGTGCGGTACGGGCTGCTCAACGAGATCCTTCCGAAGGAGGGTTTCCTGCTCGGCCGGTCGGTGATCAACATGTCGGTCGGCACCATGCAGATCGGCGGGTTCGCGATCGGCGGGGTGCTCGTGACCACGCTGTCGGCGCGCGGCACCCTGCTCGTCGGCGCGGCCCTGTATCTGGTGGCCGCGGCCGTCGCGCGCTGCGGGCTCACCGCCCGGCCGCCGCGGGCCGCCGGACGGCCGTCGGTGAAGGAGACCTGGCGGACCAACGCACTGCTCTGGTCGTCGGTGCCGCGCCGCTATGTCTACCTGGCCCTGTGGGTGCCCAACGGGCTGGTGGTGGGCTGCGAGTCCCTGTACCTCTCCTACGATCCCCGTCACGCGGGGCTCCTCTTCGCCTGCGGCGCCCTCGGCATGCTGGCCGGGGACACGGTGCTCGGCCGGTTCGTCCCCCGGCGGTGGCGGGACCGGCTGGGCAACCCGCTGCGGCTGCTCCTCGCCGCGCCGTACCTGGTCTTCGCACTGCATCCGTCACTGCCCGTGGCGGTGGTGGCGGTGGTGCTCGCCACCACCGGGTTCTCGGCGAGCCTGCTGCTCCAGGAACGCCTGATGGCGCTGACCCCGGACGAGCTGAGCGGGCACGCGCTCGGCCTGCACACCTCCGGGATGCTGACCATGCAGGGAGTGGGCGCCGCGCTCGCGGGAGGCGTCGCCCAGCTCACCTCCCCGGCGACGGGCATCGTCGTACTGGCGGCGCTCTCGCTCGCGGTGACGCTGGCCCTCGCCCCCGGGCTGCGGCCCGAGCGCGGACCGGGCGGCGACAGCGAGGGGTCCGGCGGCCGGAGCGCCCGCCCCAAATCGCTGCCGGGTCAGGCGGTGGCGCGACCCGAAGAGGTTCCTCCCATGCCGGGAGCGGCCTTCGTGCCGGCAGCGGCTTTCCCTCTCCCCGCTAGTTCGTGA
- a CDS encoding ArsR/SmtB family transcription factor, translated as MGWWQISADTLANSRFAVSPLTETIASMKVLERGTAAHPGERVWLDAHLPAYRRRQTEDPVSAMIVRAALAPRWNANFLTPTPMATPAGEAPPDFARELSRMRATPPEDARADLVETLRGPLPARLDRDDLAPRTADVLEWVWTHTVLPLWPRRRRILEADVVARAAELSRGGWAAALNGMRPGMRWLGESRLQINTHDHPPRELAGSQLLFVPVTPDQSWVSWDAPHRYGVVYACSGALAEADRTPVPRALGALIGPARAAVLVLLSTPLSTTQLVALTGQGLGSVGRHLKVLLDAGLVGRRRAGRSVLYRRTDAGEALVRTAR; from the coding sequence ATGGGCTGGTGGCAGATCAGCGCGGACACGCTCGCGAACAGCCGGTTCGCCGTCTCGCCGCTGACCGAGACCATCGCGAGCATGAAGGTCCTGGAGCGGGGGACGGCCGCCCATCCGGGGGAGCGCGTCTGGCTCGACGCCCATCTGCCCGCCTACCGGCGGCGGCAGACCGAGGACCCGGTCTCCGCGATGATCGTCCGGGCCGCCCTGGCACCCCGGTGGAACGCCAACTTCCTCACCCCCACCCCCATGGCCACCCCCGCGGGGGAGGCGCCGCCGGACTTCGCCCGGGAGTTGTCGCGGATGCGCGCCACCCCGCCGGAGGACGCCCGCGCCGACCTGGTGGAGACGCTCCGCGGACCGCTGCCCGCCCGGCTGGACCGTGACGACCTGGCGCCGCGGACCGCCGATGTCCTGGAGTGGGTGTGGACGCACACGGTGCTGCCCCTCTGGCCGAGGCGGCGCCGGATCCTGGAGGCCGATGTGGTCGCCCGCGCCGCCGAGTTGAGCCGGGGAGGCTGGGCCGCGGCGCTGAACGGCATGCGTCCGGGCATGCGCTGGCTGGGGGAGAGCCGGCTCCAGATCAACACCCACGACCACCCGCCGCGCGAACTGGCCGGGTCCCAGCTGCTGTTCGTGCCCGTCACCCCGGACCAGTCCTGGGTCTCCTGGGACGCCCCGCACCGGTACGGCGTGGTGTACGCGTGCTCGGGGGCGCTCGCCGAGGCGGACCGTACGCCGGTGCCCAGGGCCCTGGGTGCGCTGATCGGGCCCGCACGGGCCGCTGTCCTCGTGCTGCTGTCGACCCCGCTGAGCACGACGCAGCTGGTGGCGCTCACGGGGCAGGGCCTGGGTTCGGTGGGCCGTCACCTCAAGGTCCTGCTCGACGCCGGGCTGGTCGGGCGTCGCCGGGCGGGCCGCTCCGTGCTCTACCGCCGTACGGACGCCGGAGAGGCCCTGGTCCGCACGGCACGGTGA